The following proteins are encoded in a genomic region of Burkholderia cepacia:
- a CDS encoding LysR family transcriptional regulator has product MSRYVIDAHLLKILHTLITESSVSRTAVLLGQSQPTISVALRRLRAITGDPLLVRSGSRMVPTSHALTLVEPLDQALAGIAAVLNPASTFDPATTHRTFRIGSPDYLDVFFLPAIVDAFKHEAPGARIEFQHLMTVDGGYEHALESGTLDLAVGNWSTPPQQLHLQPLCRDDLVCVLRDDHPIGCGRLTADVYREADHLGVTTHHATGLGTIDRELARGGLSRNVTTTMPYFGMAPYVLMRSNLLFTTTRTLAMHFCSLLPLRIEPIPCAPQALTYYQLWHDRTHRSAAAVWLRRLVSGVAKKLVPESARHPH; this is encoded by the coding sequence ATGTCCCGATACGTCATCGACGCACATCTCCTGAAGATTCTTCATACGCTCATCACCGAATCGAGCGTCTCGCGAACCGCTGTCCTGCTCGGGCAATCGCAACCGACCATCAGCGTCGCATTGCGACGGCTGCGCGCGATCACCGGTGACCCGCTGCTGGTGCGCAGCGGCAGCCGGATGGTGCCGACCAGTCATGCGCTGACGCTCGTCGAGCCGCTCGACCAGGCGCTCGCCGGCATCGCGGCCGTGCTGAATCCCGCGAGCACGTTCGATCCTGCCACGACACACCGCACGTTCCGCATTGGCTCCCCCGACTATCTCGACGTGTTCTTCCTGCCCGCGATCGTCGATGCGTTCAAGCACGAGGCGCCGGGCGCGCGCATCGAGTTCCAGCACCTGATGACCGTCGATGGCGGATACGAACACGCGCTCGAAAGCGGCACGCTCGACCTGGCGGTCGGCAACTGGAGCACGCCACCGCAGCAGCTGCATCTGCAGCCGCTGTGCCGCGACGATCTCGTGTGCGTATTGCGAGACGATCACCCGATCGGGTGCGGCCGCCTCACCGCGGACGTCTACCGTGAAGCCGACCACCTCGGCGTGACCACCCACCATGCGACCGGGCTCGGCACCATCGACCGCGAACTCGCGCGCGGCGGCCTGTCGAGAAACGTCACGACGACAATGCCCTATTTCGGCATGGCGCCCTATGTGCTGATGCGCTCGAACCTGCTGTTCACGACGACGCGCACGCTCGCGATGCACTTCTGCAGCCTGCTGCCGCTGCGCATCGAACCGATTCCGTGCGCGCCGCAGGCGTTGACCTACTACCAGCTCTGGCACGACCGCACGCATCGTAGCGCCGCCGCCGTCTGGTTGCGGCGCCTCGTGTCCGGCGTCGCGAAAAAGCTGGTGCCCGAAAGCGCACGCCATCCGCATTGA
- a CDS encoding sulfite exporter TauE/SafE family protein — protein MLALVILAGLWAGLQNTLAGGGSFVTLPALIVSGMSPLAANITSTVALFPAQVTTGWASRKMVRGAGKLSFRALFVISVIGGALGGLLLLKTPSSIFSRLVPWLVLFATIVFAWGSFFRKQREGAAHLGTVPAAISQFMIAIYGGYFGGGLGFLMMAVLTMAGLSPRHAMSTKNALAGVMNASAVVLFLTSPHLHWRSALALGGGAIVGGLLGTWALHRVNERILRIGIVCIGVVLTIGLFVKPI, from the coding sequence ATGCTCGCTCTCGTCATCCTCGCCGGTCTCTGGGCCGGACTGCAGAACACCCTCGCCGGCGGCGGCTCGTTCGTCACGTTGCCCGCGCTGATCGTGTCGGGCATGTCGCCGCTCGCGGCGAACATCACGTCGACGGTCGCGCTGTTTCCCGCGCAGGTCACGACCGGCTGGGCGAGCCGGAAAATGGTGCGCGGCGCGGGCAAGCTGTCGTTTCGCGCGCTGTTCGTCATCAGCGTGATCGGCGGTGCGCTCGGCGGGTTGCTGTTGCTGAAAACACCTTCGTCGATCTTCTCGCGCCTCGTACCGTGGCTCGTGCTGTTCGCGACGATCGTGTTCGCATGGGGCAGCTTCTTCCGCAAGCAGCGCGAAGGCGCGGCGCATCTCGGCACCGTCCCCGCCGCGATCTCGCAGTTCATGATCGCGATCTACGGAGGCTACTTCGGCGGCGGGCTCGGCTTCCTGATGATGGCCGTGCTGACGATGGCCGGTTTGTCGCCGCGTCACGCGATGTCGACGAAGAACGCACTCGCGGGCGTGATGAACGCATCGGCCGTCGTGCTGTTCCTGACGTCGCCGCACCTGCACTGGCGCTCGGCGCTTGCACTCGGCGGCGGCGCGATCGTCGGCGGGCTGCTCGGCACGTGGGCGCTGCATCGCGTGAACGAACGCATCCTTCGCATCGGGATCGTCTGCATCGGTGTCGTGCTGACCATCGGGTTGTTCGTCAAGCCGATCTGA